tttttttcaatgagaatAATATCTATACAGTTTTTAAATAGGCAGGTGGCTGTTATTTTGGTTTATACATTCTTATACTTTTATTGCATACTAGACATAAAGCACTCTTTTGGGGTGTGTCAAAATGACCACCACAAAAGGCAGAGTAGTAGTCAGAGTACTTTTTAGTAAGGTCGGCAGGGATGACACAGCAGAACTGAACCAGTCAGACAGTTTGCCCAGAACTAAGCAGGTAGCCTGCCGGGTCTTCAGAGGAGTTCCTAGAATCCAAATAAAGGTTCTTCATACAATTTGAGCCAAATAAAGAATTTTTGTAAGTCTTTTAAAATTTGATGCCTCCTCTTGTGCCCCACTGTTAatgataataaacaaaataataactaaACAATGTTCTTtctcgggcagcacggtggcacagtggtagtgctgctgcctcgcagtaaggagacctgggtttgcttcccgggtcctccctgcgtggagtttgcatgctctccccgtgtctgcttgggtttcctccaggtgctccagtttcatcccacagtccaaagacatgcaggctaggtgcattggcgatcctaaattgtgcttggtgtgtgtgtcctgtggtgggctggcgccctgcccgggtttgttccctgccgcgacactgtagttaggatatagtgggatggatgttctttttctgttgtCAAAGCCACAGGGAACACTGATATTACTAAACAAATTATATAATGTTTTCTTCACTTAACATAACTGCATTGAATGTTGGTCTTACTGTTATAGCTTTAGGACACACTCAGGAACTCATGATCCAAGGCCTGCTCCTGCTACTTAGTCTTAATCCAAGGAAGATAATGGCGTCTCCATCAGCTGTGGATTTTCTGCTGAAATGTTTTGGTCTGTTAACTgcaccagcttgcactaaaattGATGGATTCAGGAATCCAGGCCTTGAAAACACATTGAAATTGTAATTATGATCAAGACTTAACAGGGAAGTTTCCAGTGAGGGGAAACTGCTGTCTTCTTCTTAAAGACTTATACACAGACGTGATCACTGGGGAAAATTGATGAACTGGTGATTCCATGTGATTAGCCAAAGCCTCTTCAACATGAGGATAAAAGCCTTTGAGAAAAAGGTCAATGCTTGacagtatttcaaacaaactggtGGTGCACCATTGGACAACCAGATAAAACCTCATGAGATGACATACTAGTGGTTTTGTTAGGGGTCGTCCTCACAAAGAGTAAGGCTAAAGGCAAAGTCACAGGTTATTTCACACCCATTTGAGGACACATTTTTgcgaatttgtttttgtttcatttgactgTTCCATTAGTCCAGCTGACTCTGGATGGTAGCTGTAACAGTTGCTTAATCTGAAATCCTTCATGtaagttttttattgttttattttcaaattgatATCCTCTATCATTATCCAGTATGCAAGGTATTCCAagtttcaaaattatttctttcagCAAGAATATTACAACCCTCATAGAATCTGCTTTCCTACATGTTACTACTACTTTCCTCCACTTACCCACATCTAccaacacatactgtactttaacCTAATAAGTCTTTTTgtttcaataaaatccatttgtaTATACAGAAACATGTCAGACCTCATTTACATTGTGTTGTTGGCAGACTGCACAAGATTGAAGGTTGAGAACCCTGGGGTTAACCAGAAACAGATTTGCATTATCAATGTAATGATGCCCCTCTTAAAACATGAGAGAAGCCATGGATTGTTAATGCTAACCAAGGAAAAAGTGGCCAAGGTGCCACTATGTGCCAGTTATTGACATATCGACAAATGGCCTGTCTAAATGTACTGTCAATCCAGCAAAGACAACAGGTCCATTAGTGGGTGCAGCCACCTATTTGGCATGAAAATCAGCTAAAGAGTTTCTCTTTTGATATCCCATCAGAGGCATCAGTGTGTGCAGCACACTTAATAACAGCTAAAGAGGAAGGAAAAAGTAATGCCATTAACAAATTATTAACAAGGACACCATGCCTTGTAGATGATTCAGATGAGGTCAGAAATTCTGCACGTaagtgtggtaaagtgaggtttACAGCTGAtggtgttttaaataaataatcaatgcgCGTCTTCAGTTGGGGGTATGGTAGTGGGGCAAGAGCGGTTCCCATACACAATGTGGGATCGGACAGCCCTGCACTTAATGCACAGGTGCAAGATCGCCCTTTACCCTAATTGATGCCGGAAGCCATACCTTGTTCCAATTTTAAATGGGACGCGCCATTTCTTAGAGAGGAGAACGGAGGTTAATAAGGACAAAGAAGATGGCAGGAGAATGAGAAAGCACCAATGCATGAGTGAGTGAACGAGCTAAAGAGAGCGGGCTCAAAAGAGAGAAGGTCTAAGAAAAACATACGTGACCAAAACATTTTATGCACTGAAAACAGTCAGAACACAAATCAAACATGTTTTCTTGTCAGACTCTTAAGGTAGACACATAGATCAAGTCAAGTTGGTGAAAAGTGACATAGAAACAACAAGCAACTCACCAAATAAGGGTGAgttgaatattttaaaactacagtgtttttattttccttgattAAATCAGCCAATTCTAATGAGTCTCGTTATTTAGAGGTTGTTATGGAACTGTGGTAAATTACAGTGAGCCGTTGAAGATgagtaaaatgtaaaagtaaaataagcaGAGCACACATacactgaaaatgtatttcatcAGCTTTGTACTGTAATGCTATGGTAATGTTAACTAACAACTTCTTGTGACGTTTGGcttagtatttatttttgttttctaatactAGTTtataaaaagaagagaaaaaaagaacataatgtACTTCATCAAAAAAAGTAAGATGAGGTTGGGAAATGTCATTCAGTGCCAGATGATTCAAGTGCAAAGACAGCCAAAGAGCCTGGAGATAGACAGCAAGAAGACTGGCCAGCTGGAGAGACAGTTGGCTTGCAGTGTAGTGGTACAAAACAGAGAGAAACCAGTGAACGTCTTGAGAGTGAAGCTGAGGGTGAGACACAGACAGAAAAGCCATGTACTTCTACATGCACTGCTCCATCAGGTTTGTGATGAGATGTTTTCTGACACTCTGTCATACTGTGTAGATGTGTTTTTTAGTGTGTGTCCTAATCTGCAGATATCAGCAAATGTAGAGACGATCACCCAATGCAGCCAGTTTTGAAATTATACCTGAAGAGTCTGATAggagagtggagaagaagtttcAATGTGATCTGGTGCACTATTCACCCTAGGACTGAATACTCCAAAAATTTGGATTTTGCGTATTGTTATGTCTGCAGACACTTTAGTCACCATCAAGACTGAACACTTGGAAAAACGTGACCTTCAAAGAGGGGGGAATTGCAGTGCATGCCAAGTCGGAGCATCATAAAGAGAAAAAGATTGCATTGAAGGACTATCAGGTAgctataaaaataatgtaacattggTAAATGCCTTAAACAAAGAACACTACAAACAGGTTAAAGAAATCAGGactataaaacaaaaaggaatgtCTGTTAATTACAGCCACACAAAGCATTGCACAAAGAGGACATGAGTCAGCAGAATTGGATAATAAAGGTAActtcgtggccattttggaaacAATTGCTAAACATGATAAGTCTTTGACAAAGAGGTTGATTTCTATTCATAATGCAAAGTACAACAGTAAAGCAACAGAGCATTAGGTGCTGAGATGTTTGGCAGACATGGGCAGAGCACAAATAATAGAAGAAGTGAAAGATAGTGAGGTCTTTAGCATTATGGCTGATGAAACTAtacatgttaaaaaaagaatagaTATCTCTGGTACTGAGGTACTATGTCAGTGGAGCTGTCCATGACAATTTTCTCCACTTTGAATCCACTGAGCAACTAGATGCCACAGAACTTACTGACAAAATTGTACACATACTAGAACATTATGGTCTTGAATACAAAGACTACGTAGTTGCCAAAGTATATGATGGTGTCTCTATCTTACATCCATTACAACGCACATTGTCTAAATTTTGTTTTAGTGGATACAGCCAAAACTGTCCCTGAGGCAAAACAATGTTTCTTCTTGATAGAAagactgtacagtatgtattcacATGTGGATCTTATGTGCATCACAAATGGCTAAGTGTACAGAGAGACAGATGTATGAAGTTACACTAAGAAAGCTTCAGAGACTAAGTGGCAACCTTGCTGGGCATCTTGGTATATGACTCTTCATAATATTATGAATAGACAGCCTCCCATTTAAGTTTTATAAGAGATATACTGTACCAAGAAAGCCATGGGGTTAAATCTGTTAAGGCACAAGGTCTGTTTGCATAGTTAGatttacagtttattatttttcttgctatattttgtaaagtttttagAGCTACCAGACATCTATCTGAAAATCACCATTTATCTGCAATCTCCATCACGTGACCTTTTAAAAGATGTAGATTTAGTTGAGGCATTAACTCAGACATCGAATTATTACAGGGATGAGTCATTTTTTATACCTTGTGGAGtgaagtgttaaaaatgtctGAACAATGTAATACTCGTCTCACAACAGGACCAgctgcaaaaagacaaaaaaggctAAACTCTCTCAGGTGACTGAAAGTTATGCTGCACTCACTACTATAGGTCAGAAATGGTTAAATTCCCTACTTGACAAAGATAGCTTTCGTGTAGCCATTTTTATCCCTGTCTTAGATCAGATACTCGCTGAGCTTAGTAGACAATTCTCTAACAAAAACCCAAAAAGTGATGGATTTCTCAAAGAAGATGCTTTGTTTTAATATGCTAGAAAATATGGACCAAACAATGAAGattgttttttattctctttttgatATGTCTGTGTCAGATGGGGTGAAATTTAAAAGTGGAACTagtttttcaatacattcatttgtgttgattttaaatttattaccAGCTGCTTACCGATTGCTGAAAATGCCTGGCTGGTACACATAGGGTCATATGAGCATTACTTTacgtataaaaaaaaatctttctaagCCTGCcataatttaattttgattaattttgttattgCACAAACTCCTTCACAGTGTTCATTAGGAGATGGTGTTAAGGGTTATCCAAaccattgatttaaaaattattccacaccctgaaagtgtattaggTAAGCCTCCTTAAAATATTTTCCTTCATTAgtttatttacttaacatttcaaaGAATAATGATAATGTTTCTCATGAGAAAAATGGCAACAGTCAACCAATTATTTTTACTCTGTAAATCTCTTCTGACACTAAATTTCCCAGGGTGACTTAAAGTGTAAGCACTAATAGACAACTAGTTGTTTTCAGAACACTGCATATATAATAGTGGAAGACAAATAGAGGTGGACTTTTAATTTACtggaattcctttttttttaatgttagcatGCCGTACTTTAAATAACAGATGCTTTTTATAAGGGGCATCTGTTTTACTAGATATATAGCATTACCATCCAAGTTCTTTGTATATTCATAGTttatgttgtatttctgaggaAGAATTCttgaattaaactgaatttcAGCTACACGTTTCAGCCTTGTCAGGTATGTAATTTTATACAACCATTGTTGAAACAAGTGCCTTTTTTACTGATCAAAAAAACATCATTGTTAATTATTGCTTTTCACTTGAGACATTTCTTAAAGATATATTTTCTGCAAGCACTTCAGTTCTTCACTTCCTTAATGATATGAAACATATATGAAAATCATTAGGTTAAAATGAACCATTGCATAAACAGTACAggatagaaaataaaaagctgctCTGAATCCAACTGGGAGTAGGCTATCCTGagtttttaacaaataatttgaAAGTGACTAAAAGAGATGGCACCTATGGTATGCATCTCCTCTATCCCTAGATATGGCACACTTTTATGTCACAAAGAATGCACATGTACAGGTATGTCCAATTTACAGTTGCCAGACCAAATATGCACTTTGTGAAAGGAAACAGAAGTATCTGAAGTAAACTCACACAAAAATGCTTGGGAATCAAACCTAGGAAAATGCTCCTGTGAGAGAGCAGTGCTAGCCACTGTGTCACAGAGCAACAGTGCCTTTAGTCActcataaaaatcacaaaatgtatctactgtattttaaaattgcatatatatttttatattttgcttttatattttcggtggcatggtggtgcctcgcagttaggagacctgggttcgcttcccgggacctccctgcatggagtttgcatgttctccccatgtctatgtgggtttcctctgggtgctccaatttcctccaacagtaaaagacatgcaggttaggtgcattggcgattcgaaattggcgctagtgtgtacttggtgtgtgggtatgtgtttgtgtgccctgcggtgggcaccctgcatggggtttgtttcctgccttgcaccctgtgttggctgggattggctccagcagaccctcatgacactgtagttaggatatagcgggttggataatggatggttttaTATTCCTGTGTGAAAACTGTACTTTTCAGGACATCAAGTTACATTGCACTGTCTGCCaggattaaaaaaacatttatgtcaattgaaaatattaataacaacaatgacTTTCAGTAAAACCTTTGTGatatattactttatttaatacattaagTACAAACTGCTATTctattaacaaaatgtttaaaaagtccaaaatataaaataatttgtacatttcttacattaatattttaaaaatatttatcaatataTACCCAAGGTATCATTAAACACACTTTTAGGCCtaatggttttaataaaagtatgTACAACTCTTTagtaaatcttttgaaattcttcagAACTTATTATACTTATTATCAAAACTTATTATAGTATaattagtatactgtataataatatgtTTCAATTACCATCttcattcattaattctttaatcCAGTTACATTCAATATATTACAGAACAATAAACATATTCATTTGACATTAGAAAAAATACTCTTACAAGTATTTAAATTAAACCATAGATATTACACCAACTCCCCTTGATTTCCATTATAGgataaaaaaaactccaatttAGGAGAAGAAAGAAAACTCAAAATATAAACTCCTTTCAAGAAGAAAACTGAAGAGACCAGCATGTCAAACTCATCctatatttcttcatttttcttgtcTGCTTATGGAGATTTAACTAATctgaattatttgtatttttctattgtaTTGGTTTTGTACCTTCTGATCATAGCTCTCAACTTAATGTTTATTGTTGTTGTATATTTAGAGAGAGAACTTCATCAGccaatgtatatttttatgtgcAATCTGTCATGTAACGAATTGTATGGAAgcactgccttgtgcccatttcttttaaaaaatatactatCGGAAACTCATGAAATTTCTCGTGTAAGCTGTTTAGcacagattttttgtttttactcataTGGAGcatttgaatttaccattttaacagTAATGAGCTATGACAGGTTTGTATCAATTTGTTATCCATTACAGTACCCTGTCATTATGTCCCCGTTCAAAATGTGTACACTATTTATCTTAATATATGTGTATAACATCTTTAAGGTAATTATAACATTATCATTATCTAGTAGTCTGCAGCTGTGTGGAAACATCATTGAAAAAATATACTGTGATAACTATTCAGTAGTCAaattagcatgcactgatacTACATCTTTAAACATATATTATCTTATAAATCTTGCCGTTACTCTTTTTACTCAAGTGCTTTTGATTATTTGCTCTTATGTGAGAATATTCCAAGTGTGCATAAAAGCATCAAAGAATTCTCAAGCAAAGGCTATCGCCACTTGCACTCCACAGTTGCTGATTGTATTTAACTTTGGAATTGCTTCTTCTTTTGAAATGATTCAGAGTCGATTCAATATGAAACACCTACCTACAATGGTTCGTATAATACTTTCAGCTTActttctctttattcctcctttactaaatccaattatttatggtataaaaaatcaacaaataaggATGGCTGTTAACaaattatttacacaaaaataaaaagaatcaaacGTGAATGGAAACTTATTAGCAAATATTAAACATGctataaataaacaagcaaattgATAATGCAGTGTGTATAAGatgtattaaagaaaaattgtatGTTTTCTATAATATTGTGACTGTATTAAGATACTATTGAATTATTAATAATAGAAGAATTCTCAATGTATTGTGTATATGTTAATAAATCTGTGATAACTATGTGTTAGAATTGTAAACTTCTAAGATCACTGGGAATTAATTTAAGAATTTCTATGATATTTAATAACTTCATAGGCAAGAGTAGTCTTATATTAATACTAATGCCATAGTGAATCTTTTGGAATTACTTCCGCAAGGGTATTTTTCTGTGATATTCCCTACATTACTTAGTACTTATTAATGAAACAGACCCCAGGCATCTTTCCTTGGAGGTAAAGTTTTTAGTTTACATTCTTTCCCTTTGTATTTTCTGACATCAAATGAAGAGGTGACAAGTCTTTTCGAGTTTACATGGCCAAACATTGTCTCATTTGGTGAGTTTTGATGTCTGACCTAAAGTATTTGTTTTACATTCTCATAGTATATAAAAAAGAATATCGTTGAATGTATAAAGGGATGAAAAGCAATTCAGTTGACCAGAAtgcttgtctttttattttttacatgctttATTTCTCCACTTTTATAACTTTACTTTATTCCGTTACTGTATATAGCTTTA
Above is a window of Polypterus senegalus isolate Bchr_013 chromosome 2, ASM1683550v1, whole genome shotgun sequence DNA encoding:
- the LOC120524515 gene encoding olfactory receptor 6N1-like, translated to MSNSSYISSFFLSAYGDLTNLNYLYFSIVLVLYLLIIALNLMFIVVVYLERELHQPMYIFMCNLSCNELYGSTALCPFLLKNILSETHEISRVSCLAQIFCFYSYGAFEFTILTVMSYDRFVSICYPLQYPVIMSPFKMCTLFILIYVYNIFKVIITLSLSSSLQLCGNIIEKIYCDNYSVVKLACTDTTSLNIYYLINLAVTLFTQVLLIICSYVRIFQVCIKASKNSQAKAIATCTPQLLIVFNFGIASSFEMIQSRFNMKHLPTMPLTLTLLSSDGEKHPLESSVVKGNPNIHQHHKFLNEAYKKQRLTILEMHLSSE